From Cheilinus undulatus linkage group 17, ASM1832078v1, whole genome shotgun sequence, one genomic window encodes:
- the morn3 gene encoding MORN repeat-containing protein 3, which produces MPYFKTAQRKQPLSELLDIKSQKCGLRHTVFSVSGNEYTGEWKDDKKHGKGTQIWKKSGAIYEGEWKFGKRDGYGTYSVGLPERKAHTRKYCGEWKNGKKHGYGTYFYNNSAVYEGEWSEDLRSGWGRMYYENGDIYEGEWMKDKNHGQGIIRFANGNWHEGTWKDGLRNGNGKFYYSDIGQLYEGFWVDGVAKCGTLSDFGRDEAPTPTKYPIPQVELVDMQLVLRKAQSAYLDQC; this is translated from the exons ATGCCATACTTTAAAACAGCTCAAAGAAAGCAGCCACTGTCAGAATTGTTGGATATTAAGTCACAGAAATGTGGACTTCGTCACACAGTGTTCTCTGTCAGTGGAAATGAATACACTGGAGAGTGGAAGGATGATAAGAAGCATG GCAAGGGGACTCAGATTTGGAAGAAGTCTGGTGCCATTTATGAAGGAGAGTGGAAATTTGGAAAACGTGATGGATATGGTACCTACAGTGTGGGTCTCCCGGAAAGGAAGGCACATACAAGGAAGTACTGTGGTGAATGGAAGAATGGAAAGAAGCAT gGATATGGGACCTACTTCTACAATAACTCAGCAGTTTATGAGGGGGAGTGGAGCGAGGACCTTCGTAGTGGTTGGGGAAGGATGTACTATGAGAATGGAGACATCTATGAGGGAGAGTGGATGAAAGATAAGAATCATGGACAAGGCATCATCCGATTTG CTAATGGAAACTGGCACGAAGGCACTTGGAAAGATGGCTTGAGGAATGGGAATGGAAAGTTCTACTATTCTGACATAGGCCAGCTTTATGAAGGCTTTTGGGTGGATGGAGTGGCAAAATGTGGTACCCTGTCTGATTTTGGAAGAGATGAGGCACCAACACCAACAAAATATCCAATTCCACAG GTGGAACTGGTGGATATGCAGCTGGTTTTAAGGAAAGCCCAGTCAGCCTACCTTGACCAGTGTTGA
- the rhof gene encoding rho-related GTP-binding protein RhoF isoform X1, producing the protein MVKNMTQNGGRAGNGSTKKGEELKIVIVGDGGCGKTSLLMVYAKGDFPEKYAPSVFEKYVTTITLGGKEIKLNLYDTAGQEDYDRLRPLSYQEANLVLVCFDVTNPTSFENVMIKWYPEVRHFCRDIPVILIGCKTDLRKDKECSRKLKAMDLAPITYSQGEETRQQMNAELYLECSAKYKENVDDIFREATKRTLIFNRKQRNHKKKKKCVIL; encoded by the exons atggttaaaaacatgacacagAACGGTGGCAGGGCTGGTAATGGTTCCACGAAAAAAGGAGAAGAGCTTAAAATTGTGATTGTTGGAGATGGAGGCTGTGGGAAAACATCACTACTGATGGTTTACGCTAAAGGTGATTTTCCAGAG aaatatgcaCCGTCTGTTTTTGAGAAATATGTCACCACTATCACCCTCGGAGGGAAAGAGATAAAGCTCAACCTGTATGACACAGCCG GACAGGAAGACTACGACAGACTGCGGCCGCTTTCATACCAAGAAGCTAATCTGGTTCTAGTCTGCTTTGATGTCACAAACCCCACCAGCTTTGAGAATGTCATGATAAAG TGGTATCCTGAGGTGAGGCACTTCTGCAGGGACATACCGGTCATCCTGATTGGCTGCAAGACCGACCTCAGGAAAGACAAAGAATGTTCGAGGAAGCTCAAGGCCATGGATCTGGCTCCTATCACTTACTCTCAG GGTGAAGAGACGCGACAGCAGATGAATGCAGAGCTCTACCTCGAGTGTTCGGCGAAGTATAAGGAGAACGTGGATGACATTTTCAGAGAGGCCACCAAAAGAACTCTAATCTTCAATCGAAAACAAAGAaaccacaaaaagaaaaagaaatgtgtcatTTTGTGA
- the rhof gene encoding rho-related GTP-binding protein RhoF isoform X2, producing the protein MSYLNGGRAGNGSTKKGEELKIVIVGDGGCGKTSLLMVYAKGDFPEKYAPSVFEKYVTTITLGGKEIKLNLYDTAGQEDYDRLRPLSYQEANLVLVCFDVTNPTSFENVMIKWYPEVRHFCRDIPVILIGCKTDLRKDKECSRKLKAMDLAPITYSQGEETRQQMNAELYLECSAKYKENVDDIFREATKRTLIFNRKQRNHKKKKKCVIL; encoded by the exons ATGAGTTACCTG AACGGTGGCAGGGCTGGTAATGGTTCCACGAAAAAAGGAGAAGAGCTTAAAATTGTGATTGTTGGAGATGGAGGCTGTGGGAAAACATCACTACTGATGGTTTACGCTAAAGGTGATTTTCCAGAG aaatatgcaCCGTCTGTTTTTGAGAAATATGTCACCACTATCACCCTCGGAGGGAAAGAGATAAAGCTCAACCTGTATGACACAGCCG GACAGGAAGACTACGACAGACTGCGGCCGCTTTCATACCAAGAAGCTAATCTGGTTCTAGTCTGCTTTGATGTCACAAACCCCACCAGCTTTGAGAATGTCATGATAAAG TGGTATCCTGAGGTGAGGCACTTCTGCAGGGACATACCGGTCATCCTGATTGGCTGCAAGACCGACCTCAGGAAAGACAAAGAATGTTCGAGGAAGCTCAAGGCCATGGATCTGGCTCCTATCACTTACTCTCAG GGTGAAGAGACGCGACAGCAGATGAATGCAGAGCTCTACCTCGAGTGTTCGGCGAAGTATAAGGAGAACGTGGATGACATTTTCAGAGAGGCCACCAAAAGAACTCTAATCTTCAATCGAAAACAAAGAaaccacaaaaagaaaaagaaatgtgtcatTTTGTGA
- the orai1b gene encoding calcium release-activated calcium channel protein 1, whose amino-acid sequence MSLNEHSLQALSWRKLYLSRAKLKASSRTSALLSGFAMVAMVEVQLDNSYPYPPALLIAFSACTTVLVAVHLFALMVSTCILPNIEAVSNVHNLNSVKESPHERMHRHIELAWAFSTVIGTLLFLAEVVLLCWVKFLPVKPNKSSNSTVSSGVAAAITSTSIMVPFGLVFIVFAVHFYRSLVSHKTDRQFQELEELSNLTRLQNELDNRGESSMLQSPSSDFP is encoded by the exons ATGAGTCTTAACGAGCATTCACTTCAAGCTCTATCCTGGAGAAAGCTGTACCTGAGTCGAGCTAAACTAAAGGCTTCTAGCCGAACATCAGCTCTCCTTTCTGGATTTGCAATG GTGGCCATGGTAGAAGTGCAGCTGGACAACAGTTATCCATACCCACCTGCTCTCCTCATTGCCTTCAGTGCCTGCACCACTGTGCTTGTTGCCGTTCACCTGTTTGCTCTCATGGTCAGCACCTGCATTTTGCCCAACATAGAAGCTGTCAGCAATGTCCACAACCTTAACTCAGTGAAGGAGTCCCCACATGAACGAATGCATCGGCACATTGAACTGGCTTGGGCTTTTTCCACAGTTATTGGCACTTTGCTTTTCCTGGCTGAGGTTGTTCTCCTCTGCTGGGTCAAATTTTTGCCTGTGAAGCCCAACAAGTCCAGTAACAGCACAGTTTCATCTGGTGTGGCTGCTGCTATTACATCCACCTCCATCATGGTCCCCTTTGGCTTAGTCTTCATTGTATTTGCTGTGCATTTTTATCGCTCCTTGGTCAGCCACAAGACGGACAGACAGTTTCAGGAGCTAGAGGAGCTATCTAATCTCACTAGGCTACAAAACGAActggacaacagaggagaatctTCTATGTTGCAGTCTCCAAGTTCAGATTTCCCATAG
- the tmem120b gene encoding transmembrane protein 120B produces MSKPKFQTDWEEIDEEYQQLQETHKIYRQKLEELTNLQATCSSSISKQRKSLKDLRLSLTKCGETCDGKDLELIKDIKTQIKEKENVFFDMEAYLPKKNGLYLNLVLGNVNVTLLSNQAKFAYKDEYEKFKLYMTIILMFGAITCLFFLNCRVTDEIFNFLLVWYYCTLTIRESILMSNGSRIKGWWVSHHYVSTFLSGVMLTWPEGPMYQMFRSQFLAFSIYQSFVQFLQYYYQSGCLYRLRALGERNQLDLTVEGFQSWMWRGLTFLLPFLFFGHFWQLYNSVTLFRLAGHEDCKEWQVFMLALTFLVLFLGNFLTTLKVVHQKIQKNQDKVQKND; encoded by the exons ATGTCCAAACCGAAGTTTCAGACAGATTGGGAGGAAATTGACGAGGAATATCAACAATTACAG GAAACCCacaaaatatacagacaaaagcTTGAGGAGCTCACCAATCTTCAGGCGACGTGCAGCAGCTCCATcagtaaacagagaaaaagccTCAAAGACCTACGGCTCAGTTTGACCAA GTGTGGGGAAACGTGTGATGGAAAAGACTTAGAACTAATAAAGgacatcaaaacacaaataaaagaaaaagaaaatgtcttcTTTGATATGGAGGCATATTTACCAAAGAAAAATGG gctCTACCTGAATTTGGTTCTTGGAAATGTGAACGTAACTCTCCTCAGCAACCAGGCAAA ATTTGCATACAAAGACGAATATGAGAAGTTTAAGCTTTATATGACGATAATCCTGATGTTTGGAGCAATAACCTGCCTCTTCTTTCTCAACTGTCG agtcactgatgaaattttcaactttttgctGGTGTGGTACTATTGCACATTGACTATAAGGGAAAGCATCCTAATGAGCAACGGCTCCAG GATCAAAGGTTGGTGGGTTTCTCACCATTATGTATCGACCTTTCTGTCAGGTGTGATGCTCACCTG GCCAGAGGGGCCTATGTATCAGATGTTTAGGAGCCAGTTCCTCGCTTTCTCCATTTATCAAA GCTTTGTTCAGTTCCTACAGTACTACTACCAGAGTGGCTGCTTATACCGGCTGCGAGCTCTGGGAGAGAGAAATCAGCTGGACCTCACAGTGG AGGGATTTCAGTCATGGATGTGGAGAGGCCTCACatttcttttgccatttctcttttttggcCAT TTTTGGCAGCTGTACAACTCAGTGACCCTGTTTCGTTTGGCAGGACATGAGGACTGTAAGGAGTGGCAG gTATTTATGCTGGCGCTGACATTTCTCGTCCTATTCCTTGGAAATTTTCTCACCACGTTAAAAGTTGTTCaccaaaagattcagaaaaacCAGGATAAGGTGcaaaaaaatgactga